A DNA window from Helianthus annuus cultivar XRQ/B chromosome 15, HanXRQr2.0-SUNRISE, whole genome shotgun sequence contains the following coding sequences:
- the LOC110914037 gene encoding uncharacterized protein LOC110914037 translates to MKVLKDCLQTNKFKWTPEAEAAFQEMKAYICKLPTWATQVPGEHLLLYLSASKTTISAVMMVEREGKQIPIYFISRTLKDPEERYMPLEKLALALVFASRRLRRYFQGHKITLMTDQPLEKVLRRSELSGRLAKWAVELGEHSLEFKPRTAMKGKILADFLAEVPEDEERELLKWEALEKEEREKEDEAVWKLLTDGASSEEGNGAGITLISPEGVELTYAIRLDFENTNNTAEYEALLAGMRLAQKMKAGHVEASTDSQLVVKQYQGEYEAKDNTMAQYVAKVKETAKAFKTFKLEYIPRGRNRKSDALSKLASVAFDHLAREVKVEVLTSPSLNTKEVAAVESTQETWMTPIIKFLRDGILPEGEWAARKVRVKALQYELIDGELYRRSYLGPSLKCVDMEEAEYVIREMHEGICGMHSGPRTIVTKAMNVGFYWPRMYETASEEIKKCDNCQVHAPMTHRHKHPMIPVSTSWPFQKWVVDVIGPFPEGPGGVKYVVVAIDYFTKWIKANPLEKITGEQMRRFVLDNIICRYGVPKELVSDNGVQFAGRPFKPWCEQMHIQQVFTSVTHAQSNGLVERANQSVIKGMKGSLGRKQKGWLEELPFMLWAYKTTP, encoded by the coding sequence ATGAAGGTGTTGAAGGACTGCCTCCAGACAAACAAATTCAAATGGACCCCAGAAGCGGAGGCCGCCTTCCAAGAAATGAAAGCATACATCTGCAAGCTCCCGACATGGGCCACCCAAGTACCCGGGGAGCACCTGCTCCTATATTTGTCCGCATCGAAAACAACCATAAGTGCGGTCATGATGGTAGAACGGGAAGGGAAGCAGATCCCCATATATTTCATTAGCAGAACACTTAAAGACCCCGAAGAACGCTACATGCCTCTGGAGAAACTGGCACTAGCTCTTGTTTTCGCATCCCGAAGACTCAGGAGGTATTTCCAAGGGCACAAGATTACCCTAATGACCGATCAACCCCTTGAAAAGGTACTTAGGAGGTCGGAGCTATCGGGGCGGTTAGCCAAATGGGCTGTGGAACTGGGGGAACACTCTTTAGAATTTAAGCCCAGGACAGCCATGAAGGGGAAGATACTGGCCGACTTTTTAGCAGAAGTCCCCGAAGATGAAGAGAGGGAACTTTTAAAATGGGAAGCTTtggaaaaagaagagagagagaaggaggacGAGGCTGTGTGGAAACTACTCACCGACGGGGCCTCTAGTGAAGAAGGGAATGGGGCAGGCATCACACTGATAAGCCCAGAGGGGGTCGAACTGACCTATGCCATAAGACTGGACTTcgaaaacaccaacaacaccGCAGAGTATGAGGCCCTCTTAGCGGGAATGAGACTGGCACAAAAGATGAAAGCAGGGCATGTGGAAGCTAGCACCGATTCACAACTGGTGGTCAAACAGTATCAAGGAGAGTATGAGGCTAAAGACAACACCATGGCCCAATACGTGGCAAAAGTAAAAGAAACAGCTAAGGCATTCAAAACTTTCAAATTGGAATACATCCCCCGAGGAAGAAACAGAAAATCCGATGCCCTCAGTAAGCTGGCCTCAGTGGCGTTCGACCACCTCGCAAGAGAGGTTAAAGTGGAAGTCCTGACATCTCCTTCCCTTAACACGAAGGAGGTAGCTGCAGTTGAGAGTACCCAGGAaacatggatgacaccaattatcaaGTTCCTCAGAGATGGAATCCTGCCCGAAGGGGAATGGGCAGCCAGAAAGGTAAGGGTAAAGGCCCTGCAATATGAGCTGATCGATGGGGAGTTGTATCGAAGATCATATCTGGGTCCATCCCTGAAATGTGTTGATATGGAAGAAGCTGAGTATGTGATTAGGGAGATGCACGAAGGGATTTGTGGAATGCATTCGGGCCCAAGGACGATAGTAACAAAGGCAATGAATGTAGGGTTCTACTGGCCACGAATGTATGAAACGGCATCCGAGGAAATCAAGAAGTGTGATAACTGCCAGGTGCATGCACCAATGACCCACCGACACAAACATCCCATGATACCAGTTTCAACATCCTGGCCATTCCAAAAATGGGTTGTCGACGTAATCGGGCCATTCCCGGAAGGTCCAGGAGGGGTCAAGTATGTGGTGGTGGCTATCGACTATTTCACCAAGTGGATCAAAGCGAATCCCCTAGAAAAAATCACCGGGGAACAGATGAGGCGGTTCGTATTAGACAACATCATCTGCAGGTATGGGGTCCCAAAAGAGCTGGTGAGCGACAATGGCGTCCAATTTGCTGGAAGACCTTTCAAGCCATGGTGCGAGCAAATGCACATTCAACAAGTGTTCACCTCTGTCACCCACGCCCAAAGTAATGGATTGGTAGAAAGAGCTAACCAAAGCGTCATCAAGGGAATGAAGGGCTCACTTGGGAGAAAACAAAAGGGGTGGCTGGAAGAACTACCATTCATGTTATGGGCATACAAGACTACCCCCTAA
- the LOC110914038 gene encoding uncharacterized protein LOC110914038, whose protein sequence is MHREKLTKCLEDLKRQEKLDSLRARLSFDTPSNQEGTSLQDKNNNGDPLETFMTALRQMSSEEREDLITGKKLKEKGKEKDNQSDGDLDQPYLPRDLAEVSKFTRRIAEALMPPKTKLPPNFDRYDGTRDPEDHLHAFRGAGQLGRWSMPVWCHMFVQTLTEGARLWFDSLPPGGIDSYEELSEKFLRNFGQQRKVVKNPNEILHIRQRDSERIDQYMKRFVKESMNIKDVPEVMKISSFINGLKHAQLCEKLGEEFPHSFDNLMDRVRAFVRGKDTVSKAKETDITPRRITLATKPPDKGTSYSRKATFDRMMHDRIRPSYSPYRPRGRGPPPYSDSFTPLTKTPSEILATERAKNSFPRPPPIKPGPKAQPNEYCDFHKGFGHKTDDCMYLKREIEAAVETGRLAHLVKEIKEGGGKQGKRCKGAWEGRC, encoded by the coding sequence ATGCACAGAGAAAAGTTAACAAAGTGTCTTGAAGATTTAAAGAGGCAAGAAAAGCTTGACAGCCTCAGGGCTAGGCTTTCTTTCGACACACCCTCCAACCAAGAAGGAACAAGCCTCCAAGACAAGAATAACAACGGTGATCCACTGGAAACCTTCATGACTGCCCTCAGACAAATGTCCTCAGAAGAAAGGGAGGACCTTATCACAGGAAAGAAATTGAAGGAGAAAGGGAAGGAAAAGGATAACCAAAGTGATGGTGACCTGGATCAACCCTATCTACCACGGGACTTGGCTGAGGTCTCAAAGTTCACACGAAGGATTGCAGAAGCACTGATGCCCCCTAAAACGAAGTTACCCCCAAACTTTGACCGTTATGACGGGACAAGAGACCCTGAGGATCATCTTCATGCTTTCAGGGGAGCGGGGCAACTTGGACGATGGTCCATGCCTGTATGGTGCCACATGTTTGTGCAAACTCTGACGGAAGGAGCCCGGCTTTGGTTTGACAGCCTCCCTCCTGGGGGAATCGATAGTTATGAAGAGTTAAGCGAGAAGTTCCTCAGGAACTTTGGTCAGCAGAGGAAAGTGGTCAAAAATCCAAATGAGATCCTCCACATAAGGCAGAGGGACAGTGAGCGAATAGATCAGTATATGAAGAGGTTCGTCAAGGAGAGCATGAACATCAAAGATGTCCCGGAGGTCATGAAGATCAGCAGTTTCATAAATGGGTTGAAGCATGCACAGCTGTGTGAGAAACTGGGGGAGGAGTTCCCCCACTCATTTGACAACCTCATGGACAGGGTCAGAGCCTTCGTCAGGGGGAAAGATACAGTCAGCAAAGCCAAGGAAACGGACATCACACCTCGGAGGATCACTCTGGCCACAAAGCCTCCTGACAAAGGTACATCTTACTCCAGGAAAGCCACTTTTGATAGAATGATGCATGACAGGATAAGGCCGTCATACTCCCCATATAGACCCCGGGGAAGAGGTCCCCCTCCTTACTCCGATAGTTTCACCCCTCTCACCAAGACCCCAAGTGAGATATTGGCCACTGAAAGGGCAAAGAACTCCTTCCCGAGACCCCCACCCATAAAACCCGGGCCAAAGGCACAACCAAACGAATACTGCGATTTCCACAAGGGTTTCGGCCACAAAACCGATGACTGCATGTATCTGAAGAGAGAAATAGAAGCCGCAGTAGAAACGGGGAGGCTGGCCCATTTGGTTAAAGAAATCAAAGAAGGAGGGGGGAAGCAAGGGAAGAGATGTAAGGGAGCCTGGGAGGGCAGATGTTGA